The Torulaspora globosa chromosome 8, complete sequence genome segment CTTGCTCGTCCACTGACTCCTCGGAGTCCCTTAAAAATTCATTATTGTATGAGGAGCCTTTCAGCACGGTTTCTCTTGCCAGTTCTAGGCGTTCCGCGGTTAGCAAatcctcctcatcgtcatcttcatgCTTATGCCTCTTACCAGTATTGCTTAGTTCATTCTCCAGCTCAGGTAATGTTTTTTCTACCCAGCCATTCTGCAACTTCACCAGAGCATAGTTCAACCTCGCCTTGAGACCGTTGGATATCTCCCGGATGGGCTTCCCGTTATCCCTGTACGTTCCCGGCGACTTCAAGTTGGGCGACGGAGAAAGGAACATTTCCGCGTTTCTTGACTTAGGAGTGGTCGGAGGCAACAGCCTTGACCTTATATTTGGTGATTGCGGCATCAGCAAGCCGTTATCGCTTGAGCTTGGATGCCCACTTCTCGAAATTGCGGCCTCCGCTCGTGGATGCAAAGGTGAAGTAAAAAAACCCAAAGACGTAGACGACCTTCTGCCTTGACGGGGTGGTGATGGTGTCTCGGGAGATGCTGCCTCATGTTCATGGCTTCCACCAGGCGAACTCATAGCTCTGATATACTCTGCGGACGATCTTTTTGTGTATCTCCTAGGAGTGCTGGCTGTGTTGACATCGTTACCGTTGTTGACCATATCTAACTCCCAGGCGATAGCTTTTTAAGGGAGCTTCTATGATTACAACCAATGTGTTTAATTCATGCATCCACGAAAACACCAGGGTTCCTATAGTTCTGTTATCGTCTCCTTTCAGCGTTGCAGAAGTAACCCTGCCGGCGTTCGCGTTCGTCCTAGTAATAGAGACATAACACGGAGCGGAACTATGGTCGAGAACAGCGTCTCGTGTTGTTCAAATACGTTCGAATCCGCCGGAGAAGGACGTCAACGGCTCCCATAGCTTTGGATCCGTGCTTCTGTCTTGCGCTGCTGAGTGGTTGTCATCCGAAAAGATCTAAAGACTGCGAAGAAGACACCATTATCCCAAAGGAAGCCCTGCTTCTGCTTTGAGAACACTTAGCAGTTCGCCTCTAGTTCTAGCAACTTCGCAATTTATTGTGGGTTCAATGGAGCCAAGTTAATTTAGCAGAGCAAGGGCGGAGTTCTTCGGAGTGGTTTGAATGAGTTAGCTTCTAGCGACTGGTTCATCAGTTTTGCAATTTTTGGCTTCTCGATTATGAGGTCGGACTTCTTCTATGTGCTTTTAAGTCTCTGTATTTATACTTGCGCGGCTCGGAACTACAGGTTCGTCAAAGACATGGGCGGCTAATTCCAGCCCTACAGGAGGAAGTGCATAGGAATGAATAAAAACAACTTGTGTATGAGGGTATATACGTTTGGAATGGGGTTTCGCCACTGATGAGCTGCAGCGTCTATGCCTGGCCCAAAGTGATCaatcttgttcttcttttcgataCAGTGTTGTCCTGTCCGCTGGACTGTGGCTCGCCAGTAAGACCATCTCTC includes the following:
- a CDS encoding Whi5 domain-containing protein (ancestral locus Anc_5.692) — protein: MVNNGNDVNTASTPRRYTKRSSAEYIRAMSSPGGSHEHEAASPETPSPPRQGRRSSTSLGFFTSPLHPRAEAAISRSGHPSSSDNGLLMPQSPNIRSRLLPPTTPKSRNAEMFLSPSPNLKSPGTYRDNGKPIREISNGLKARLNYALVKLQNGWVEKTLPELENELSNTGKRHKHEDDDEEDLLTAERLELARETVLKGSSYNNEFLRDSEESVDEQDNTVTEEDGDSNSAHIAFLKALSSPKKRIKQEGVSRSPLQWSEPKKTVTTEKEKDHPSEVEAIETLMSLSSPQRSRSANQEFSLPVPPKVPKSSSPTTSTSSDSSSANESRQKRQLELSRQPKSGVVVPIMQKQSSESSSESLKESFQAEEKAELRYDRQQQTDVETDVELSDND